From Macrobrachium rosenbergii isolate ZJJX-2024 chromosome 22, ASM4041242v1, whole genome shotgun sequence, the proteins below share one genomic window:
- the LOC136850668 gene encoding AF4/FMR2 family member 4-like isoform X4, whose translation MINKSTLLRHTTDRLSTVKTSMPRENDLDKVSMTRDREFEKQRARKMRETMANMASSSSKEQEPQGRFELFRRSSTSGSTHSSKMLKNHVEKILGSYDNFKTLGGEIKTSLLGVYQQPPTPVASREPIHDPDSYPPILPPPQTNIMPMAGSASSSSSSSSSSKPSQRSLPAHHSSRNGTTRPPKSLPPTPKPPHPPSHTSQHSQPRNGEVKGNLKSGPSSGPGDGGGNKFTLMGKPPSLPPLKLVPANGGGGSGGGAAAAAAAAGGDGEGDDPLLQRIRSEMSVKNPVSAIIQTPRPDHSDGNFPFSVLTPIKDTPLKDASSKSSRRGDDHAPKFNKPSEISPLKGQKPIDRWNVKADLPLSEESEDEQVGGTHSSESQLQPSVVGSSNSKTLLSPISNKTSEDSSSEDDSTDDSEVSSNNSTEDEQPASEPSSPKGQGGDKSPNPWKLEKFIPTKKIKSPSSQETVTPGPALSHPEDDPPPVDKPPVQSQRKRDRRNSKVVKSAGSHRGSRHTHEPVGHSDDSSDVGEPHLKPTPRVYPQLRTQKSRQSKVKPSRRVNTSHHESDSDSDSGRPSKSDSNQSSVTSSSSLKDLAKLPDKTRKSNDTTVARDNTRRTPKKRTDSKENQNGAKSETVKSRRSVKSREYIPCDLDSDSDSIIDVESTTPIKQPASQRSTPSRTAKEFNHISSPVKAHQSSPHVSPMPAFGSSNKNSSRRTPLSEASSEPANANKSEDLFGRSQGNSEKGPLVNPAFTLDKDNKKGRDRDPVEKDSRRRGKAHRETSKNNSGTCSSSSDSKDRSKIERSKGVSESSPLDNRLSGRPGVSPLVDKSSESPIVSPEPKVPISQLHHEFGSRKFTCTIPLSLIDKVPKPNINSVPCISKTELKEEDKKEVLDNRTTGKGGKGKRKTGDPNAKESCTEDNKARVISSIFRVRRPDSENDNEKAKKEQKSGPIDSDDSDNEKVPSKSTDSKVKEEEGENVMARPSSVRQRSSPMPSSLSDTSSSRTHRKKKRDSVPERSPSSHERKKPRCNSERLAPEYSTLNSVGDTNSLDSCDVHSRLRGTGGESDHSTSRKRDRERESSLESTRSSSHSESGRTSKKPRISKSKDIKDSSMKSPSIRPGSQRESSSSRAWSQEKDLQQNLYPQRPQPSQQSSQGKVDESHATPGTEHDTRVDGASFRSNGDQTVTSDGNGETPASEAQQENGTPMVPPQSHKQASVFSTGVSMGSAQSFPDQSSFEAYYLNLHKRFYPSYFERKMMPENNVDYMGFLSMAKDLKHTADAEADRSVQVMKYLEAALYFILSGKAMENDPKTEESASLRIYKDTLNFIRHVSSIVMREKQDGSLDTRLAVISLRCQSLLSLQIYKMIRHEYKDIQRQLSNYVNNYGKHGSIETTGNAANPSTWSGHRTSGSPSHLSQTPSPAGSVGSEGSQSSGYNTSTEGARTKNGPPPVGHTPPHPQPPPGSGTVPVPQHIHTLFMKQHQYSFHLATAHDLWIEADNYVFKNDMQEFFIELDHLVSPLTLHSSLSELVYYVQCGLQRLKD comes from the exons CATGCCTCGGGAAAATGACCTGGACAAAGTCTCCATGACACGGGATCGGGAGTTCGAGAAGCAGAGGGCGCGGAAGATGCGGGAGACCATGGCCAACATGGCCTCCTCCTCATCGAAGGAGCAAGAGCCTCAGGGCAGGTTCGAGCTCTTCCGCCGCTCCTCGACCAGCGGCTCCACCCACAGCAGCAAGATGCTCAAGAATCACGTGGAAAAGATCTTGGGGTCCTACGATAACTTCAAGACTCTCGGGGGCGAAATCAAGACCAGTTTGCTGGGGGTGTATCAACAGCCGCCCACGCCCGTCGCTTCCAGGGAGCCCATACACGACCCCGACTCCTACCCGCCCATACTCCCTCCACCTCAGACCAATATCATGCCCATGGCAGGGTCGGCGTCGTCCTCATCCTCTTCGTCGTCGTCATCCAAACCGTCGCAGCGCTCCTTGCCGGCGCACCATTCTTCTCGCAATGGGACGACGAGGCCGCCCAAGTCCCTGCCACCCACGCCCAAACCCCCACACCCGCCCTCCCATACATCGCAGCACTCACAGCCCCGAAACGGTGAGGTGAAGGGCAACCTGAAGAGCGGTCCAAGCTCAGGTCCTGGCGACGGAGGCGGCAACAAATTCACACTTATGGGGAAACCTCCAAGTTTGCCTCCTCTCAAGTTGGTTCCTGCTAACGGCGGCGGAGGTAGTGGGGGAGGCGCggcagcagctgctgctgctgctggaggAGACGGCGAAGGAGACGACCCACTCCTGCAGAGGATCCGATCGGAGATGTCTGTGAAGAACCCTGTGTCCGCCATCATTCAGACTCCGCGGCCAGATCACAGCGACGGGAACTTCCCGTTTTCTGTTCTAACACCCATCAAGGATACGCCTCTGAAGGACGCGTCCAGCAAATCCTCTCGCCGGGGAGACGACCATGCCCCGAAATTCA ATAAGCCGTCAGAAATATCCCCTCTCAAAGGCCAGAAGCCTAT AGACAGATGGAATGTTAAAGCTGACCTGCCCCTCTCCGAGGAAAGTGAAGATGAGCAG GTTGGTGGCACCCATAGCAGTGAGTCACAGTTACAGCCGTCTGTAGTGGGGTCTTCAAATTCAAAGACTCTGCTCTCCCCAATCTCTAACAAAACTTCAGAAGATTCTTCTTCAGAAGATGATTCTACTGATGATTCGGAGGTGTCTTCCAATAATAGTACAGAAGATGAGCAGCCAGCTTCAGAGCCTTCATCACCCaag GGTCAAGGAGGGGATAAGTCTCCCAATCCTTGGAAACTTGAGAAATTCATACCCACTAAGAAGATTAAATCACCTTCATCGCAAGAG ACTGTTACTCCAGGTCCTGCACTAAGTCACCCTGAGGATGATCCACCACCTGTGGATAAGCCTCCTGTGCAGTCACAGAGGAAACGTGATCGCCGGAATAGCAAGGTTGTTAAGAGTGCTGGTTCACATCGTGGGTCACGTCACACTCATGAGCCAGTAGGCCACTCAGACGATAGCTCAGATGTAGGGGAACCACATCTGAAGCCCACTCCCCGTGTATACCCTCAGTTACGCACTCAAAAGTCTCGTCAGTCCAAAGTAAAACCTTCAAGAAGGGTTAACACCAGTCATCATGAATCTGATAGTGATTCAGACTCTGGTAGACCGTCAAAGTCTGACTCTAATCAGTCTTCTGTTACATCAAGTAGTTCCTTGAAAGACTTAGCAAAGTTACCTGATAAAACTCGGAAGTCTAACGACACAACAGTTGCAAGGGATAACACAAGACGGACTCCAAAAAAGAGGACTGACTCGAAGGAAAATCAGAATGGTGCCAAATCTGAAACTGTTAAGTCTAGAAGGAGCGTTAAGTCACGGGAGTACATACCATGTGACTTGGACTCTGATAGTGATAGTATAATTGATGTAGAGAGCACAACTCCTATAAAACAGCCAGCATCCCAGAGAAGTACCCCTTCCAGGACTGCAAAAGAATTTAATCATATTTCCAGCCCTGTGAAGGCCCATCAGTCGAGCCCTCATGTGTCCCCAATGCCAGCATTTGGTAGTTCCAATAAGAACAGTTCAAGAAGGACACCACTAAGTGAAGCCAGCTCAGAGCcagcaaatgcaaataaaagtgaGGATCTTTTTGGACGGAGCCAAGGAAACTCTGAAAAGGGGCCGTTGGTTAATCCAGCATTTACTTTagataaagacaataaaaagggAAGGGATAGGGACCCTGTGGAGAAAGATAGTAGAAGGAGAGGAAAGGCTCATAGAGAAACGAGCAAAAATAACAGTGGAACTTGTTCTAGTAGCAGTGACTCTAAAGACAGGAGTAAAATTGAGCGAAGTAAAGGTGTAAGTGAAAGTAGTCCTTTGGACAACAGACTAAGTGGAAGACCAGGTGTGTCTCCGTTAGTTGATAAGTCAAGCGAGTCTCCGATAGTTAGTCCAGAACCAAAAGTGCCCATATCCCAGTTACATCACGAATTTGGTTCCCGAAAGTTCACGTGTACAATACCCCTTAGTTTAATTGATAAAGTGCCCAAACCTAATATTAATAGTGTTCCGTGTATATCGAAAACCGAGTTAAAAGAGGAGGATAAAAAGGAAGTGCTAGACAACAGAACTACAGGCAAAGGGGGTAAAGGAAAGCGGAAAACAGGTGATCCAAATGCGAAAGAATCCTGTACTGAAGACAATAAAGCACGTGTAATTTCGTCCATATTCCGTGTGCGCAGGCCAGATagtgaaaatgacaatgaaaaggcaaaaaaggaacagaaatccGGACCTATCGatagtgatgatagtgataatgagaAAGTCCCAAGTAAATCGACGGACTCCAAAGTGAAGGa AGAAGAGGGAGAAAATGTGATGGCTCGGCCTAGCAGTGTTCGTCAACGCTCTAGTCCAATGCCATCTTCATTGTCTGATACTTCAAGTTCAAGAACCcatagaaagaagaagagggattcTGTACCTGAGAGATCTCCATCATCTCATGAACGTAAAAAACCAAGG tGTAATAGTGAACGGTTAGCTCCAGAATACTCAACATTGAATTCTGTTGGCGATACAAATTCCCTAGATAGTTGTGATGTGCATAGTAGATTGCGAGGCACTGGAGGTGAAAGTGATCACAGCACTTCACGCAAACGTGATCGGGAACGGGAGAGCAG tttGGAGAGCACTAGAAGTAGCTCACACAGTGAATCGGGAAGGACAAGTAAAAAACCAAGAATTTCTAAGTCTAAGGATATAAAGGACTCTTCTATGAAAAGTCCTAGTATAAGGCCAGGTAGCCAGCGCGAGAGTAGCTCATCTCGTGCGTGGAGTCAGGAGAAGGATTTGCAGCAAAATTTATATCCCCAAAGACCTCAGCCTTCTCAGCAGTCTAGTCAG GGAAAAGTGGATGAGAGTCATGCAACTCCAGGCACAGAGCATGATACAAGGGTAGATGGTGCTTCCTTCAGATCAAATGGGGACCAAACTGTTACCTCTGATGGGAATGGAGAGACACCAGCATCAGAGGCACAACAAGAAAATGGTACACCTATGGTACCCCCTCAGTCCCATAAACAAGCATCTGTCTTTTCCACTGGTGTTTCCATGGGTTCTGCACAGTCTTTTCCAGACCA GTCATCCTTTGAAGCGTATTACTTAAATTTGCATAAAAGGTTTTATCCCTCATATTTTGAGAGGAAGATGATGCCAGAGAATAACGT AGATTATATGGGCTTCTTAAGTATGGCAAAAGATTTAAAACATACAGCTGATGCTGAAGCAGATAGATCTGTAcaagtaatgaaatatttggaagctgctctttattttattcttagtgGGAAGGCTATGGAAAATGATCCAAAAACAGAAGAATCAGCATCATTGCGAATTTATAAGGACACATTAAACTTTATTAG ACACGTATCATCAATAGTCATGAGGGAGAAGCAAGATGGAAGTTTGGATACCAGATTAGCAGTTATAAG CTTACGGTGCCAGAGTTTACTGTCTCTCCAAATATACAAGATGATAAGACATGAATATAAGGATATTCAGAGGCAGTTATCTAACTATGTAAAT aattacgGTAAACATGGAAGTATTGAAACAACAGGCAATGCAGCCAATCCTAGTACCTGGAGTGGTCACCGGACCAGTGGTTCTCCTTCTCATTTATCCCAAACACCCTCACCAGCTGGGTCTGTAGGTTCTGAGGGATCTCAGTCATCTGGTTACAACACTAGCACTGAGGGAGCACGTACCAAGAATGGACCCCCTCCAGTTGGCCACACACCTCCCCATCCTCAACCACCTCCAGGATCTGGGACAGTACCAGTGCCTCAACATATTCATACATTGTTTATGAAGCAGCACCAGTACTCTTTCCACCTTGCAACTGCCCATGACTTGTGGATAGAGGCTGACAATTATGTCTTCAAAAACGACATGCAAG aATTCTTCATCGAGCTGGATCATCTTGTAAGTCCGTTGACTCTCCATTCGTCATTATCAGAGCTAGTGTATTATGTGCAGTGTGGCCTCCAGCGTCTGAAAGACTAG
- the LOC136850668 gene encoding AF4/FMR2 family member 4-like isoform X5: MYNNHSMPRENDLDKVSMTRDREFEKQRARKMRETMANMASSSSKEQEPQGRFELFRRSSTSGSTHSSKMLKNHVEKILGSYDNFKTLGGEIKTSLLGVYQQPPTPVASREPIHDPDSYPPILPPPQTNIMPMAGSASSSSSSSSSSKPSQRSLPAHHSSRNGTTRPPKSLPPTPKPPHPPSHTSQHSQPRNGEVKGNLKSGPSSGPGDGGGNKFTLMGKPPSLPPLKLVPANGGGGSGGGAAAAAAAAGGDGEGDDPLLQRIRSEMSVKNPVSAIIQTPRPDHSDGNFPFSVLTPIKDTPLKDASSKSSRRGDDHAPKFNKPSEISPLKGQKPIDRWNVKADLPLSEESEDEQVGGTHSSESQLQPSVVGSSNSKTLLSPISNKTSEDSSSEDDSTDDSEVSSNNSTEDEQPASEPSSPKGQGGDKSPNPWKLEKFIPTKKIKSPSSQETVTPGPALSHPEDDPPPVDKPPVQSQRKRDRRNSKVVKSAGSHRGSRHTHEPVGHSDDSSDVGEPHLKPTPRVYPQLRTQKSRQSKVKPSRRVNTSHHESDSDSDSGRPSKSDSNQSSVTSSSSLKDLAKLPDKTRKSNDTTVARDNTRRTPKKRTDSKENQNGAKSETVKSRRSVKSREYIPCDLDSDSDSIIDVESTTPIKQPASQRSTPSRTAKEFNHISSPVKAHQSSPHVSPMPAFGSSNKNSSRRTPLSEASSEPANANKSEDLFGRSQGNSEKGPLVNPAFTLDKDNKKGRDRDPVEKDSRRRGKAHRETSKNNSGTCSSSSDSKDRSKIERSKGVSESSPLDNRLSGRPGVSPLVDKSSESPIVSPEPKVPISQLHHEFGSRKFTCTIPLSLIDKVPKPNINSVPCISKTELKEEDKKEVLDNRTTGKGGKGKRKTGDPNAKESCTEDNKARVISSIFRVRRPDSENDNEKAKKEQKSGPIDSDDSDNEKVPSKSTDSKVKEEEGENVMARPSSVRQRSSPMPSSLSDTSSSRTHRKKKRDSVPERSPSSHERKKPRCNSERLAPEYSTLNSVGDTNSLDSCDVHSRLRGTGGESDHSTSRKRDRERESSLESTRSSSHSESGRTSKKPRISKSKDIKDSSMKSPSIRPGSQRESSSSRAWSQEKDLQQNLYPQRPQPSQQSSQGKVDESHATPGTEHDTRVDGASFRSNGDQTVTSDGNGETPASEAQQENGTPMVPPQSHKQASVFSTGVSMGSAQSFPDQSSFEAYYLNLHKRFYPSYFERKMMPENNVDYMGFLSMAKDLKHTADAEADRSVQVMKYLEAALYFILSGKAMENDPKTEESASLRIYKDTLNFIRHVSSIVMREKQDGSLDTRLAVISLRCQSLLSLQIYKMIRHEYKDIQRQLSNYVNNYGKHGSIETTGNAANPSTWSGHRTSGSPSHLSQTPSPAGSVGSEGSQSSGYNTSTEGARTKNGPPPVGHTPPHPQPPPGSGTVPVPQHIHTLFMKQHQYSFHLATAHDLWIEADNYVFKNDMQEFFIELDHLVSPLTLHSSLSELVYYVQCGLQRLKD; encoded by the exons CATGCCTCGGGAAAATGACCTGGACAAAGTCTCCATGACACGGGATCGGGAGTTCGAGAAGCAGAGGGCGCGGAAGATGCGGGAGACCATGGCCAACATGGCCTCCTCCTCATCGAAGGAGCAAGAGCCTCAGGGCAGGTTCGAGCTCTTCCGCCGCTCCTCGACCAGCGGCTCCACCCACAGCAGCAAGATGCTCAAGAATCACGTGGAAAAGATCTTGGGGTCCTACGATAACTTCAAGACTCTCGGGGGCGAAATCAAGACCAGTTTGCTGGGGGTGTATCAACAGCCGCCCACGCCCGTCGCTTCCAGGGAGCCCATACACGACCCCGACTCCTACCCGCCCATACTCCCTCCACCTCAGACCAATATCATGCCCATGGCAGGGTCGGCGTCGTCCTCATCCTCTTCGTCGTCGTCATCCAAACCGTCGCAGCGCTCCTTGCCGGCGCACCATTCTTCTCGCAATGGGACGACGAGGCCGCCCAAGTCCCTGCCACCCACGCCCAAACCCCCACACCCGCCCTCCCATACATCGCAGCACTCACAGCCCCGAAACGGTGAGGTGAAGGGCAACCTGAAGAGCGGTCCAAGCTCAGGTCCTGGCGACGGAGGCGGCAACAAATTCACACTTATGGGGAAACCTCCAAGTTTGCCTCCTCTCAAGTTGGTTCCTGCTAACGGCGGCGGAGGTAGTGGGGGAGGCGCggcagcagctgctgctgctgctggaggAGACGGCGAAGGAGACGACCCACTCCTGCAGAGGATCCGATCGGAGATGTCTGTGAAGAACCCTGTGTCCGCCATCATTCAGACTCCGCGGCCAGATCACAGCGACGGGAACTTCCCGTTTTCTGTTCTAACACCCATCAAGGATACGCCTCTGAAGGACGCGTCCAGCAAATCCTCTCGCCGGGGAGACGACCATGCCCCGAAATTCA ATAAGCCGTCAGAAATATCCCCTCTCAAAGGCCAGAAGCCTAT AGACAGATGGAATGTTAAAGCTGACCTGCCCCTCTCCGAGGAAAGTGAAGATGAGCAG GTTGGTGGCACCCATAGCAGTGAGTCACAGTTACAGCCGTCTGTAGTGGGGTCTTCAAATTCAAAGACTCTGCTCTCCCCAATCTCTAACAAAACTTCAGAAGATTCTTCTTCAGAAGATGATTCTACTGATGATTCGGAGGTGTCTTCCAATAATAGTACAGAAGATGAGCAGCCAGCTTCAGAGCCTTCATCACCCaag GGTCAAGGAGGGGATAAGTCTCCCAATCCTTGGAAACTTGAGAAATTCATACCCACTAAGAAGATTAAATCACCTTCATCGCAAGAG ACTGTTACTCCAGGTCCTGCACTAAGTCACCCTGAGGATGATCCACCACCTGTGGATAAGCCTCCTGTGCAGTCACAGAGGAAACGTGATCGCCGGAATAGCAAGGTTGTTAAGAGTGCTGGTTCACATCGTGGGTCACGTCACACTCATGAGCCAGTAGGCCACTCAGACGATAGCTCAGATGTAGGGGAACCACATCTGAAGCCCACTCCCCGTGTATACCCTCAGTTACGCACTCAAAAGTCTCGTCAGTCCAAAGTAAAACCTTCAAGAAGGGTTAACACCAGTCATCATGAATCTGATAGTGATTCAGACTCTGGTAGACCGTCAAAGTCTGACTCTAATCAGTCTTCTGTTACATCAAGTAGTTCCTTGAAAGACTTAGCAAAGTTACCTGATAAAACTCGGAAGTCTAACGACACAACAGTTGCAAGGGATAACACAAGACGGACTCCAAAAAAGAGGACTGACTCGAAGGAAAATCAGAATGGTGCCAAATCTGAAACTGTTAAGTCTAGAAGGAGCGTTAAGTCACGGGAGTACATACCATGTGACTTGGACTCTGATAGTGATAGTATAATTGATGTAGAGAGCACAACTCCTATAAAACAGCCAGCATCCCAGAGAAGTACCCCTTCCAGGACTGCAAAAGAATTTAATCATATTTCCAGCCCTGTGAAGGCCCATCAGTCGAGCCCTCATGTGTCCCCAATGCCAGCATTTGGTAGTTCCAATAAGAACAGTTCAAGAAGGACACCACTAAGTGAAGCCAGCTCAGAGCcagcaaatgcaaataaaagtgaGGATCTTTTTGGACGGAGCCAAGGAAACTCTGAAAAGGGGCCGTTGGTTAATCCAGCATTTACTTTagataaagacaataaaaagggAAGGGATAGGGACCCTGTGGAGAAAGATAGTAGAAGGAGAGGAAAGGCTCATAGAGAAACGAGCAAAAATAACAGTGGAACTTGTTCTAGTAGCAGTGACTCTAAAGACAGGAGTAAAATTGAGCGAAGTAAAGGTGTAAGTGAAAGTAGTCCTTTGGACAACAGACTAAGTGGAAGACCAGGTGTGTCTCCGTTAGTTGATAAGTCAAGCGAGTCTCCGATAGTTAGTCCAGAACCAAAAGTGCCCATATCCCAGTTACATCACGAATTTGGTTCCCGAAAGTTCACGTGTACAATACCCCTTAGTTTAATTGATAAAGTGCCCAAACCTAATATTAATAGTGTTCCGTGTATATCGAAAACCGAGTTAAAAGAGGAGGATAAAAAGGAAGTGCTAGACAACAGAACTACAGGCAAAGGGGGTAAAGGAAAGCGGAAAACAGGTGATCCAAATGCGAAAGAATCCTGTACTGAAGACAATAAAGCACGTGTAATTTCGTCCATATTCCGTGTGCGCAGGCCAGATagtgaaaatgacaatgaaaaggcaaaaaaggaacagaaatccGGACCTATCGatagtgatgatagtgataatgagaAAGTCCCAAGTAAATCGACGGACTCCAAAGTGAAGGa AGAAGAGGGAGAAAATGTGATGGCTCGGCCTAGCAGTGTTCGTCAACGCTCTAGTCCAATGCCATCTTCATTGTCTGATACTTCAAGTTCAAGAACCcatagaaagaagaagagggattcTGTACCTGAGAGATCTCCATCATCTCATGAACGTAAAAAACCAAGG tGTAATAGTGAACGGTTAGCTCCAGAATACTCAACATTGAATTCTGTTGGCGATACAAATTCCCTAGATAGTTGTGATGTGCATAGTAGATTGCGAGGCACTGGAGGTGAAAGTGATCACAGCACTTCACGCAAACGTGATCGGGAACGGGAGAGCAG tttGGAGAGCACTAGAAGTAGCTCACACAGTGAATCGGGAAGGACAAGTAAAAAACCAAGAATTTCTAAGTCTAAGGATATAAAGGACTCTTCTATGAAAAGTCCTAGTATAAGGCCAGGTAGCCAGCGCGAGAGTAGCTCATCTCGTGCGTGGAGTCAGGAGAAGGATTTGCAGCAAAATTTATATCCCCAAAGACCTCAGCCTTCTCAGCAGTCTAGTCAG GGAAAAGTGGATGAGAGTCATGCAACTCCAGGCACAGAGCATGATACAAGGGTAGATGGTGCTTCCTTCAGATCAAATGGGGACCAAACTGTTACCTCTGATGGGAATGGAGAGACACCAGCATCAGAGGCACAACAAGAAAATGGTACACCTATGGTACCCCCTCAGTCCCATAAACAAGCATCTGTCTTTTCCACTGGTGTTTCCATGGGTTCTGCACAGTCTTTTCCAGACCA GTCATCCTTTGAAGCGTATTACTTAAATTTGCATAAAAGGTTTTATCCCTCATATTTTGAGAGGAAGATGATGCCAGAGAATAACGT AGATTATATGGGCTTCTTAAGTATGGCAAAAGATTTAAAACATACAGCTGATGCTGAAGCAGATAGATCTGTAcaagtaatgaaatatttggaagctgctctttattttattcttagtgGGAAGGCTATGGAAAATGATCCAAAAACAGAAGAATCAGCATCATTGCGAATTTATAAGGACACATTAAACTTTATTAG ACACGTATCATCAATAGTCATGAGGGAGAAGCAAGATGGAAGTTTGGATACCAGATTAGCAGTTATAAG CTTACGGTGCCAGAGTTTACTGTCTCTCCAAATATACAAGATGATAAGACATGAATATAAGGATATTCAGAGGCAGTTATCTAACTATGTAAAT aattacgGTAAACATGGAAGTATTGAAACAACAGGCAATGCAGCCAATCCTAGTACCTGGAGTGGTCACCGGACCAGTGGTTCTCCTTCTCATTTATCCCAAACACCCTCACCAGCTGGGTCTGTAGGTTCTGAGGGATCTCAGTCATCTGGTTACAACACTAGCACTGAGGGAGCACGTACCAAGAATGGACCCCCTCCAGTTGGCCACACACCTCCCCATCCTCAACCACCTCCAGGATCTGGGACAGTACCAGTGCCTCAACATATTCATACATTGTTTATGAAGCAGCACCAGTACTCTTTCCACCTTGCAACTGCCCATGACTTGTGGATAGAGGCTGACAATTATGTCTTCAAAAACGACATGCAAG aATTCTTCATCGAGCTGGATCATCTTGTAAGTCCGTTGACTCTCCATTCGTCATTATCAGAGCTAGTGTATTATGTGCAGTGTGGCCTCCAGCGTCTGAAAGACTAG